From one Phaeodactylum tricornutum CCAP 1055/1 PHATR_bd_31x35 genomic scaffold, whole genome shotgun sequence genomic stretch:
- a CDS encoding predicted protein (compare to putative splice variant Protein ID 1681~Alternative splicing variant 1) encodes MAYAAAVNGHKVLLYMRDAEQCKSINEKGYNPKYLSQYPLNPSGHDNPAIRGICTTDELAQAMKVTNVVVILALPCQLTPVWVEQHNTIIPENTLLCSTAKGLYLPTKQLIGHAILDSLNRASQPICFLSGPSFAEEIMRGYPTAVVVASDQLYLAVQVQKLLSNASSFRVYTSQDPIGVQLGGALKNPLAVGAGMIAGMGFGSNTLSACVTRASRELCDLCVAMGGRPETVDGLSGIGDLMLTCFSSQSRNQRCGQRLMKGEGVKDIEKDFTVEGVATADVAVAYADMCGLACPIFRTVHALIHKLISPEEAIRDLMGRPLNLEASRANLEAK; translated from the coding sequence ATGGCGTATGCGGCAGCAGTCAACGGACACAAAGTTCTGCTCTACATGCGTGACGCTGAACAGTGCAAAAGCATCAACGAAAAGGGCTACAATCCCAAGTATCTGTCACAGTATCCACTCAACCCTAGTGGCCACGACAATCCCGCTATTAGGGGAATCTGCACCACCGACGAACTAGCACAGGCCATGAAGGTTACCAATGTTGTTGTAATTTTAGCACTCCCTTGTCAGTTGACACCCGTCTGGGTGGAACAGCACAACACCATTATTCCCGAAAATACTTTGCTCTGCAGTACTGCCAAGGGATTGTATCTACCAACCAAGCAACTAATTGGTCACGCTATTTTGGACTCCTTAAATCGTGCATCTCAGCCCATCTGCTTTCTTTCCGGACCTTCGTTCGCCGAGGAAATTATGCGAGGATATCCTACAGCAGTGGTAGTCGCCTCGGATCAGCTTTATTTGGCGGTACAAGTACAAAAACTCCTCAGCAACGCATCGTCCTTCCGTGTCTACACGTCGCAAGATCCCATCGGGGTCCAACTCGGTGGCGCCCTCAAGAACCCACTGGCGGTGGGAGCGGGAATGATTGCTGGAATGGGTTTCGGGAGTAATACGCTATCGGCATGTGTCACTCGTGCCAGTCGAGAACTCTGCGATCTATGCGTTGCAATGGGGGGTCGGCCGGAAACCGTTGACGGGTTGTCTGGCATCGGGGATCTCATGCTCACCTGTTTTTCTTCACAATCGCGAAATCAGCGGTGTGGACAGCGTCTAATGAAAGGGGAGGGAGTCAAAGATATCGAGAAAGATTTCACCGTGGAAGGAGTGGCCACGGCGGATGTTGCCGTAGCTTACGCGGACATGTGTGGTCTGGCTTGTCCGATTTTTCGGACCGTTCATGCTCTCATACACAAACTGATTTCTCCGGAAGAGGCGATTCGGGATTTGATGGGTCGACCACTCAATTTGGAAGCCTCTCGGGCTAATTTAGAGGCCAAGTAG
- a CDS encoding predicted protein: MNSLSTRDELSISKIPSIRLDETDRESTVQKIRHACMNVGFFYLEGHGIEQSMFDTVLAQSKSFFGLPLASKRALSDKVMSRGYTGMEEETLDPSSQSKGDTKEGFYIGREIYPTDPQYNPAKFCGPNQWPDELLCSTHIECFSFRTTMELYFTTISAVALRVIQLLALAIGVDEHYFDSSFSDPLAVLRLLHYSGEPSRPEDGIFACGAHSDYGMITLLLTDSTPGLQIFTKDNIWLDAPPVAGALVVNLGDMLERWTNGIFRSTKHRVLTAGGTERYSIPFFYEPNFDTVVECLSECCDTEINPGKYPRTTSGQHLLEKYKQTHADFKPETKKN; the protein is encoded by the coding sequence AtgaactcactgtcaacacgTGACGAATTGTCAATATCCAAAATCCCTAGTATTCGGTTGGACGAAACAGACCGAGAGTCAACCGTACAGAAAATTCGCCATGCTTGCATGAACGTAGGTTTCTTCTATCTGGAGGGGCATGGAATCGAGCAATCTATGTTTGATACTGTCCTTGCTCAATCCAAAAGCTTTTTCGGACTTCCCCTGGCTTCGAAAAGAGCGCTTTCGGACAAAGTCATGAGCCGAGGTTACACaggaatggaagaagagacTTTGGATCCATCTTCTCAATCCAAAGGAGACACAAAAGAGGGATTTTATATCGGACGGGAAATATATCCAACAGATCCTCAATACAATCCGGCCAAATTTTGTGGACCTAATCAATGGCCAGATGAATTGCTGTGCTCCACGCACATCGAATGTTTCTCGTTCCGCACAACCATGGAACTTTATTTTACCACCATAAGTGCAGTTGCGCTTCGTGTGATTCAGCTACTGGCTCTCGCGATCGGTGTCGACGAACACTATTTCGATAGCAGCTTTAGCGATCCCTTGGCTGTTCTTCGGCTCTTACACTACTCTGGGGAGCCTAGTCGGCCGGAGGATGGCATCTTCGCATGTGGCGCTCATTCTGATTACGGTATGATTACTCTTTTATTAACGGACAGCACACCCGGCCTACAGATCTTTACCAAAGACAATATTTGGCTAGATGCTCCCCCGGTTGCGGGGGCGCTGGTTGTCAACTTGGGAGATATGTTGGAGCGATGGACAAACGGGATTTTCCGATCGACCAAACATCGAGTTTTGACGGCGGGTGGTACTGAACGGTATTCTATCCCTTTCTTCTATGAGCCAAATTTTGACACAGTGGTCGAATGTTTAAGTGAATGTTGCGATACCGAAATCAACCCGGGCAAATATCCTCGGACCACCTCGGGACAGCACCTGCTTGAAAAGTACAAACAGACTCACGCCGACTTCAAACCCGAGACAAAAAAAAATTAG
- a CDS encoding predicted protein (compare to putative splice variant Protein ID 1880~Alternative splicing variant 2), whose translation MGIADRTGAGKVSRDNDAGTTTWLMWAGMAAVSFASGLAYATYLLRLRDRERLRQACSRIQKHLVPGQRVSLGPLHMRKPQKKQTVVVVGAGSYGTAMAYAAAVNGHKVLLYMRDAEQCKSINEKGYNPKYLSQYPLNPSGHDNPAIRGICTTDELAQAMKVTNVVVILALPCQLTPVWVEQHNTIIPENTLLCSTAKGLYLPTKQLIGHAILDSLNRASQPICFLSGPSFAEEIMRGYPTAVVVASDQLYLAVQVQKLLSNASSFRVYTSQDPIGVQLGGALKNPLAVGAGMIAGMGFGSNTLSACVTRASRELCDLCVAMGGRPETVDGLSGIGDLMLTCFSSQSRNQRCGQRLMKGEGVKDIEKDFTVEGVATADVAVAYADMCGLACPIFRTVHALIHKLISPEEAIRDLMGRPLNLEASRANLEAK comes from the exons ATGGGGATCGCGGATCGTACCGGCGCTGGAAAAGTCAGTCGTGACAACGACGCAGGTACAACAACTTGGTTAATGTGGGCCGGTATGGCGGCGGTTTCGTTCGCTAGTGGACTTGCGTACGCGACTTATTTGCTGCGTCTGCGGGATCGAGAGAGATTGCGACAGGCCTGTAGCCGCATACAAAAGCACTTGGTTCCGGGGCAGCGCGTTTCGCTCGGGCCTCTTCACATGCGAAAGCCACAGAAAAAGCAGACGGTAGTCGTTGTCGGTGCCGGCAGTTACG GAACCGCCATGGCGTATGCGGCAGCAGTCAACGGACACAAAGTTCTGCTCTACATGCGTGACGCTGAACAGTGCAAAAGCATCAACGAAAAGGGCTACAATCCCAAGTATCTGTCACAGTATCCACTCAACCCTAGTGGCCACGACAATCCCGCTATTAGGGGAATCTGCACCACCGACGAACTAGCACAGGCCATGAAGGTTACCAATGTTGTTGTAATTTTAGCACTCCCTTGTCAGTTGACACCCGTCTGGGTGGAACAGCACAACACCATTATTCCCGAAAATACTTTGCTCTGCAGTACTGCCAAGGGATTGTATCTACCAACCAAGCAACTAATTGGTCACGCTATTTTGGACTCCTTAAATCGTGCATCTCAGCCCATCTGCTTTCTTTCCGGACCTTCGTTCGCCGAGGAAATTATGCGAGGATATCCTACAGCAGTGGTAGTCGCCTCGGATCAGCTTTATTTGGCGGTACAAGTACAAAAACTCCTCAGCAACGCATCGTCCTTCCGTGTCTACACGTCGCAAGATCCCATCGGGGTCCAACTCGGTGGCGCCCTCAAGAACCCACTGGCGGTGGGAGCGGGAATGATTGCTGGAATGGGTTTCGGGAGTAATACGCTATCGGCATGTGTCACTCGTGCCAGTCGAGAACTCTGCGATCTATGCGTTGCAATGGGGGGTCGGCCGGAAACCGTTGACGGGTTGTCTGGCATCGGGGATCTCATGCTCACCTGTTTTTCTTCACAATCGCGAAATCAGCGGTGTGGACAGCGTCTAATGAAAGGGGAGGGAGTCAAAGATATCGAGAAAGATTTCACCGTGGAAGGAGTGGCCACGGCGGATGTTGCCGTAGCTTACGCGGACATGTGTGGTCTGGCTTGTCCGATTTTTCGGACCGTTCATGCTCTCATACACAAACTGATTTCTCCGGAAGAGGCGATTCGGGATTTGATGGGTCGACCACTCAATTTGGAAGCCTCTCGGGCTAATTTAGAGGCCAAGTAG